The Desulfitobacterium chlororespirans DSM 11544 genome contains a region encoding:
- a CDS encoding cupin domain-containing protein, whose translation MIRKTIDETVHNARGGEGSVVFSHILTKEELMGHANVYAKVTVNPHSSIGYHQHVGNTEPYYILSGKGIFTDSDGTRSEVGPGDVCVIKVGESHGLENNTDEDLVMMALIINEG comes from the coding sequence ATGATTAGAAAAACTATTGATGAAACAGTCCATAACGCTCGGGGTGGTGAAGGAAGTGTGGTATTCTCTCACATCCTGACCAAAGAAGAGCTGATGGGACACGCCAATGTCTACGCCAAAGTCACAGTAAACCCCCATAGCAGCATTGGCTATCACCAGCATGTCGGCAACACTGAACCCTATTATATTCTTTCCGGAAAAGGCATCTTCACTGATAGTGACGGAACACGCAGTGAGGTAGGTCCCGGAGATGTATGCGTTATCAAAGTAGGGGAAAGCCACGGCTTGGAAAATAACACTGATGAGGATCTCGTCATGATGGCACTCATCATCAATGAAGGTTAA
- a CDS encoding PucR family transcriptional regulator, with product MDMDISSLHEQTSLSAKLLKALSADSSLQSLVAIGHELLQNPFSILDLRANVLAITGESSVEDDPVWNETVHTASNSLQTFSYYVDNKLIEKIAESDAPFFWSDAYSKYPRIIGKIMIEGEHLAHIIVCAHQRNFNEGDLNTVSLLCQAVSIELQKSKYVIYSRELSHEAFLYDLLEGIPQNLKHMDKQLNQLRLALKSILCVITVDISNWDKTISTLPYLKDELELHLNYAKGVIHNRKIILIASFESEQQFFATELEGLRQFILAYNLEAGISRPFYNLKELRYFYLESIEALKIGKLIHTDRSIFQYEDYVIFHLIINFTRDNEDLYSLYRLIHPGIIKLLDYDKQNKSEYAYSLYTYIFNFKNTTSSAASLNIHRNSFFNRMEKIEKLTNMDLNHSDTLHYLYFSFKILELLNISMPRI from the coding sequence ATGGATATGGACATCTCTTCTCTTCATGAACAGACCTCACTTTCCGCGAAGTTATTGAAGGCATTGTCTGCGGACTCATCTCTTCAATCTCTGGTTGCCATCGGTCATGAACTGCTCCAGAATCCCTTTTCCATTTTGGATTTGCGTGCCAATGTTCTGGCTATAACCGGAGAATCCTCCGTAGAGGATGACCCTGTATGGAATGAGACCGTCCATACTGCGAGCAACTCCCTTCAGACCTTTTCTTACTATGTGGACAATAAACTCATCGAAAAAATTGCTGAAAGCGACGCCCCTTTTTTCTGGTCGGATGCCTATTCCAAATATCCCCGCATCATCGGGAAAATTATGATTGAAGGAGAGCATTTGGCTCATATTATTGTCTGCGCCCACCAGAGGAACTTTAACGAAGGAGACCTGAATACAGTTTCCCTTCTCTGCCAAGCGGTTTCCATTGAGCTGCAAAAAAGCAAATATGTTATTTATTCCCGTGAGCTGTCCCATGAGGCCTTTCTCTACGATTTGCTGGAAGGAATTCCTCAAAACTTAAAGCATATGGATAAACAACTAAACCAACTTAGATTAGCCCTGAAAAGCATCCTCTGCGTTATAACCGTTGACATTAGTAATTGGGACAAAACCATCTCCACCCTTCCTTATCTAAAAGATGAATTGGAGCTGCATTTAAATTATGCTAAGGGGGTTATTCATAACCGCAAAATCATTCTAATCGCCAGCTTTGAGAGTGAACAACAATTCTTCGCAACAGAGCTGGAGGGGTTAAGGCAGTTTATCCTGGCTTATAACCTGGAAGCAGGCATCAGCCGTCCTTTTTACAACCTTAAAGAGCTGCGTTACTTTTATCTGGAATCCATCGAGGCTCTTAAAATAGGCAAGCTTATTCATACTGACCGCTCTATTTTCCAATACGAGGATTATGTCATCTTTCACCTGATTATAAACTTTACGAGGGATAATGAGGATCTCTACAGCCTCTACAGACTCATCCACCCCGGCATTATCAAGCTCCTGGATTACGATAAACAAAATAAAAGCGAGTATGCCTACAGCCTTTATACCTATATTTTCAACTTCAAAAACACCACCTCTTCAGCGGCCTCGCTGAATATCCATCGCAATTCCTTTTTTAACCGTATGGAAAAAATCGAAAAGCTAACGAATATGGATTTGAATCATAGTGACACCTTGCATTATCTCTACTTTTCCTTTAAGATTCTGGAGCTGCTGAACATCTCAATGCCTCGAATATAG